From one Treponema denticola genomic stretch:
- a CDS encoding TetR/AcrR family transcriptional regulator, producing the protein MSKSEDTKQLILDTAKREFLEKGYSAASVRTIAKKAGLTTGAIFRYYADKAALFEALVSEAADGLVKQFKAAQEAHFELIPQERTAESRDLSTEYLRHFVNYVYDRFDEFKLVLCGAEGTKYANYIHDLVELDVERTETYYRLLREKGKIKGNISYELHHMITSAYFTAVFETVVHDMPREQAMGYVEEIAVFFNSGWEGLLKLV; encoded by the coding sequence ATGAGCAAAAGTGAAGATACCAAACAATTGATTTTGGATACGGCTAAGCGGGAGTTTTTGGAAAAAGGCTACAGCGCTGCCTCTGTCCGCACGATTGCAAAGAAAGCCGGTTTAACGACCGGTGCGATTTTTCGGTATTACGCGGATAAGGCCGCTTTGTTTGAAGCCCTTGTCTCCGAAGCGGCAGACGGGCTGGTCAAGCAATTTAAGGCGGCCCAAGAGGCGCACTTTGAGTTGATTCCTCAAGAGCGGACGGCGGAAAGCCGAGATTTATCGACAGAGTATTTACGGCACTTTGTAAATTATGTGTATGACCGTTTTGATGAATTCAAGCTGGTACTTTGCGGCGCGGAAGGCACAAAATACGCAAATTATATCCATGATCTGGTGGAACTTGATGTGGAGCGTACCGAAACATATTACCGGCTCTTGCGGGAAAAGGGAAAAATCAAAGGGAACATCAGTTATGAACTTCATCATATGATTACAAGTGCCTATTTTACCGCAGTATTTGAAACCGTAGTACATGACATGCCAAGAGAACAGGCGATGGGATATGTAGAAGAAATCGCAGTTTTCTTTAATTCAGGATGGGAGGGGCTTTTAAAGCTGGTATAA
- a CDS encoding DUF5343 domain-containing protein: MTNEIPYMQASKNITAILEKMMHAAQPTTFTLDFLKDLGFPSSNDRGVIKMLKYIGLLDQNGKPQEAYRKFLDQTQSKYVLAEQLRIAYDDLFNANKHADEMSIAELKGWFRTKTGVSEAVAEKIATTFKTFVDFADFSRGKQVHPIKHDKVQSESSIPLVQSTNGIDDNNRIGLVYRFEIHLPDTQNIDTYRAIFKALKEELIK, translated from the coding sequence ATGACGAATGAAATCCCTTATATGCAGGCAAGTAAAAACATAACTGCTATTCTTGAAAAAATGATGCACGCTGCTCAACCAACAACTTTTACACTTGATTTTTTAAAGGATCTAGGCTTCCCAAGTTCAAATGATCGTGGAGTTATAAAGATGTTAAAATATATCGGACTACTAGATCAAAATGGTAAACCTCAAGAGGCATATAGAAAGTTCTTAGATCAAACACAATCAAAGTATGTATTAGCAGAACAGTTGCGTATTGCATATGATGACTTATTTAATGCAAATAAACATGCCGATGAAATGTCTATAGCAGAACTTAAAGGATGGTTCCGAACAAAGACTGGTGTCAGTGAGGCTGTAGCAGAAAAAATAGCAACTACTTTTAAAACTTTTGTTGATTTCGCGGATTTTTCTCGTGGAAAACAAGTTCACCCAATCAAACATGACAAAGTACAATCTGAATCATCTATACCATTGGTTCAAAGTACCAATGGTATAGATGATAATAATAGAATTGGTCTTGTCTATAGGTTTGAAATACATTTACCTGATACACAAAACATCGATACATATAGGGCGATATTTAAAGCATTAAAGGAAGAGCTAATAAAATGA
- a CDS encoding CPBP family intramembrane glutamic endopeptidase — translation MHNGISIGKGILWVLVWFGFMILYTILDVSIWRKIAPEHSRVLNIITVILCMTIFLVLLMRKTNFRPNLFTNISFQGLILAVGCSILFYFLLDKGLDPIFESFFPSSRENYQQTIQSIRAAPIIGLLDFCILAPILEEILMRGFLLEGLSINYGKIVALLISAALFAMLHFNIAQIVPSFICGVILGLLYFHTGSIFSCILAHMGYNLIAYSVIVLPIYNK, via the coding sequence ATGCACAATGGGATATCTATAGGAAAAGGCATTTTGTGGGTGCTTGTTTGGTTTGGCTTTATGATCTTGTATACTATTCTTGATGTTTCGATATGGAGAAAGATAGCCCCTGAACATAGCAGAGTTTTGAACATAATTACTGTTATTTTGTGTATGACTATATTCCTTGTTTTACTAATGAGAAAAACAAATTTCAGACCTAATTTATTTACGAATATTTCTTTTCAAGGATTAATATTAGCTGTAGGCTGTTCCATATTGTTCTATTTCCTTTTAGATAAAGGATTAGATCCTATATTTGAAAGTTTTTTTCCATCAAGCAGAGAAAATTATCAACAAACAATTCAATCAATAAGAGCTGCACCAATTATCGGTTTACTTGATTTTTGCATACTTGCACCTATTCTTGAAGAAATCTTAATGAGAGGATTTCTGCTTGAGGGTCTATCAATAAATTATGGAAAAATTGTTGCCTTACTTATATCTGCAGCACTCTTTGCTATGCTCCATTTCAATATAGCCCAAATAGTTCCTTCATTTATTTGTGGTGTGATTTTAGGCTTACTTTATTTTCATACAGGCTCAATATTTTCTTGTATACTTGCTCATATGGGATACAATTTAATTGCGTACAGTGTGATAGTTTTACCCATATATAACAAATAA
- a CDS encoding HMG-CoA synthase encodes MNGQMNNYNYYMQKNYSPIDVNTLPNFIDMRAMRNYAKEKDIEISELTYAEKEKFLKVNPTNKEASGL; translated from the coding sequence ATGAATGGACAGATGAACAATTATAATTATTATATGCAAAAAAATTATTCTCCTATAGATGTGAATACTCTTCCGAATTTTATAGATATGCGAGCGATGCGCAATTATGCAAAAGAAAAAGATATTGAAATTTCAGAATTAACATATGCTGAAAAGGAGAAATTCTTAAAAGTAAATCCAACAAATAAAGAAGCCTCCGGTTTGTAA
- a CDS encoding ABC transporter ATP-binding protein, with amino-acid sequence MINMFKRLLHFSGVEKRRLILSFIFHIGNSFFEMLPIMAILTVLSGILSAISGNGMPYKTIWGSFAIMLLSVVGKIVFINIASINRTLGSFAMCSEWRMNLGEKLKRAPMGYFSEHRLGDITAAVTTTLGDLETSAVTVLEAVAGGFIHAFVINIWLLIYEWRIGLLMLAGLLISFFIYAKTQAAGEKYSPRRQAAQAQLVNGILEYIQGMTVVKAFGLGEQSGKTVDAAISESAAANIILEKIFSELAAAFQTVFKVVRAAMLVTVPYLLMHGNITPEKCLLLTVASFMIYATVELAGSTAAVARVVDASLDRLEEISDMPLLDENGTEHIPNNYDITVRNISFSYDRDDTKEVIRNADFTVPQKTSCAIVGPSGSGKTTLCNLIARFWDVDDGEILLGGINVKDYTCDSLLKNFSIVFQHVYLFEDTIENNIRFGKPDATMDEVIAAAKKACCHDFISALPDGYQTRIGENGATLSGGEKQRISIARAILKDAPVVILDEATASVDPENEHELQTAIEELTKNKTLLMIAHRLNTVRKADQIIVLDEGRIVQRGTHAELMQQDGLYRRFVGIREEAIGWKIDRRNV; translated from the coding sequence ATGATTAATATGTTTAAACGATTGTTGCATTTTTCAGGTGTAGAAAAAAGAAGATTGATACTCTCTTTTATTTTTCATATCGGTAATTCGTTTTTTGAAATGCTTCCCATTATGGCAATTCTGACGGTTCTCTCCGGAATCCTTTCCGCCATTTCAGGAAATGGAATGCCGTACAAAACGATTTGGGGCTCATTCGCAATTATGCTGCTCAGTGTTGTAGGGAAAATCGTTTTTATCAATATAGCTTCTATAAATAGAACATTGGGAAGTTTTGCCATGTGCAGCGAGTGGCGGATGAACCTCGGCGAAAAATTAAAGCGTGCACCGATGGGGTATTTCAGCGAGCATCGATTAGGAGACATTACCGCTGCGGTTACCACCACGCTCGGCGATCTTGAAACAAGTGCGGTAACGGTGCTGGAGGCGGTCGCCGGCGGATTTATTCATGCCTTTGTTATCAATATATGGTTGTTGATTTATGAATGGAGAATCGGATTGCTGATGCTTGCAGGTCTTTTAATCTCGTTCTTTATTTATGCAAAAACACAAGCCGCGGGAGAAAAATATTCACCGCGCAGGCAGGCAGCGCAGGCACAACTAGTAAACGGTATTTTGGAATATATCCAAGGGATGACGGTGGTAAAAGCATTCGGACTCGGCGAGCAATCCGGTAAAACGGTTGATGCAGCAATCAGTGAAAGCGCGGCGGCAAATATCATTTTGGAAAAAATCTTCTCCGAACTCGCAGCTGCTTTTCAAACAGTCTTCAAAGTAGTTAGAGCTGCGATGCTGGTTACGGTTCCATATCTTTTAATGCATGGAAATATAACACCTGAAAAGTGTTTGTTGCTGACTGTCGCAAGTTTTATGATTTATGCAACCGTAGAACTTGCCGGAAGTACGGCAGCTGTTGCACGGGTAGTTGATGCCTCTCTTGACCGGCTGGAAGAAATATCGGATATGCCGCTGTTGGATGAAAACGGTACGGAGCATATTCCGAATAATTATGACATTACGGTTCGGAATATTTCTTTTTCTTACGATAGGGATGACACAAAAGAAGTGATACGGAATGCCGATTTTACGGTGCCGCAGAAAACAAGCTGTGCGATTGTCGGTCCGTCCGGTTCGGGAAAAACAACTCTGTGTAATTTAATTGCGCGCTTTTGGGACGTCGACGATGGTGAAATTTTACTCGGCGGTATCAACGTTAAGGATTACACGTGCGACAGTCTTTTAAAAAATTTTTCTATTGTGTTTCAGCATGTATACCTATTTGAAGATACGATAGAAAACAATATCCGTTTCGGTAAGCCGGATGCAACGATGGACGAAGTGATTGCCGCAGCAAAAAAAGCTTGCTGTCATGATTTTATTTCTGCACTGCCGGACGGGTATCAAACTAGAATCGGCGAAAACGGAGCAACTCTGTCGGGGGGAGAAAAGCAGCGTATCTCCATCGCGCGGGCAATTCTTAAGGACGCGCCCGTTGTTATTTTAGACGAAGCGACTGCCAGTGTCGATCCTGAAAATGAACACGAGTTGCAAACAGCTATCGAGGAGCTGACAAAAAACAAAACACTCTTGATGATTGCGCACCGGTTGAATACGGTACGCAAAGCGGATCAAATTATTGTGCTTGACGAAGGGCGCATTGTGCAGCGGGGTACTCATGCTGAGCTTATGCAGCAGGACGGACTATACCGGAGATTCGTCGGCATCCGTGAAGAAGCAATCGGGTGGAAGATTGATCGGAGAAATGTATGA
- a CDS encoding HD domain-containing protein, producing the protein MDSKRTGAFLIDFNQNDKLVNQLNFIIEIDKVKHIFRQSKLFNSNRFENDAEHSWTISIMCILLKEYANFEVNIEKVISMLLIHDIVEIDAGDTFLYSSQRDESYNNEKKAADRIFGLLEPDQKKYFLSLWEEFEERKTNEAKFASVFDRLEPIIQNYMSEGYSWKKNNITYDMVINKNMHIKDGSEKIWNFVLQLLEKAVEKGYLIK; encoded by the coding sequence ATGGATTCAAAAAGAACAGGAGCGTTTTTAATTGATTTTAATCAAAATGATAAATTAGTTAATCAACTCAATTTTATTATAGAAATAGATAAAGTTAAACATATTTTCCGGCAATCAAAATTATTTAATTCCAATAGATTTGAAAATGATGCCGAACACTCTTGGACAATTTCAATAATGTGTATTTTGTTAAAAGAATATGCCAATTTTGAAGTTAATATCGAAAAAGTTATTTCAATGCTGTTAATCCATGATATTGTTGAAATAGATGCCGGTGATACCTTTTTATATTCTTCACAAAGAGATGAATCTTATAATAATGAAAAAAAAGCAGCGGATAGAATCTTCGGTTTATTGGAACCGGATCAAAAAAAATATTTTTTAAGCTTATGGGAAGAATTTGAAGAAAGGAAAACGAATGAAGCAAAATTTGCTTCCGTATTTGATAGATTAGAACCGATAATTCAAAATTATATGTCTGAAGGTTATTCTTGGAAGAAAAATAACATAACATATGATATGGTAATAAATAAAAATATGCATATTAAAGACGGCTCGGAAAAAATATGGAATTTTGTCCTGCAATTATTGGAAAAAGCCGTTGAAAAAGGATATTTAATCAAATAA
- a CDS encoding chemotaxis protein → MVNLKNHRSEAGFSILNKLVIFFGILVLIACFILGAAALYIAKTPIHELTSSIRILKNTMKILWVLMVVMSILATIVLSLTILRLRPIKRKQELSYLSTHFNNTIVKIGDSVKLFDTNTAAVQQMGNKLVSDIKETASTINQIQTLAQAESITETTEN, encoded by the coding sequence ATGGTAAACTTAAAAAATCACCGAAGTGAGGCGGGTTTTTCTATTTTGAATAAACTTGTTATTTTTTTCGGTATATTGGTTTTGATTGCATGTTTTATACTGGGAGCTGCTGCATTATATATTGCAAAAACACCAATCCATGAATTAACAAGCAGCATACGGATATTAAAAAACACTATGAAAATTTTATGGGTTTTGATGGTTGTAATGTCAATCCTTGCTACTATTGTACTATCTCTTACAATATTAAGATTAAGACCGATAAAAAGAAAACAAGAATTATCTTATCTCTCTACTCATTTTAATAACACCATAGTCAAAATAGGTGATTCTGTAAAGCTATTCGATACGAACACCGCCGCGGTGCAACAAATGGGTAACAAACTTGTGTCCGACATTAAGGAAACGGCAAGTACAATCAATCAGATACAGACTCTTGCACAAGCAGAAAGCATCACTGAAACAACGGAGAATTAA
- a CDS encoding L-2-amino-thiazoline-4-carboxylic acid hydrolase produces the protein MKYKRFYSHRGFIDSGKLTPHILKHIDTIYKEKMQLLIQELDRGAWTKKQKKRQKSSIISNIALYKTFIDNGIPAQEAKEFVKEYSFYIAGKAHRILNALFHIPGFFKLFRFFMRKGMTGEEIWISKTLADNANEYSTDVLKCLWFDTCTHFNCPEICEIFCLCDHIVFGNIKKLQFDRSETLGMGGKKCDFCFHSKTKTVKRF, from the coding sequence ATGAAATATAAAAGATTTTATTCGCACAGAGGCTTTATTGATTCAGGGAAATTAACGCCGCACATATTAAAGCATATAGACACAATCTATAAAGAAAAAATGCAACTTCTTATTCAGGAACTCGATCGCGGAGCATGGACAAAAAAACAAAAGAAGCGTCAAAAGAGCAGTATCATATCAAACATAGCGCTTTATAAAACTTTTATCGACAATGGGATTCCTGCACAAGAGGCAAAGGAATTTGTAAAAGAATATTCTTTTTATATTGCAGGAAAAGCACACCGTATTTTGAACGCATTGTTCCATATTCCCGGTTTTTTTAAACTGTTCCGTTTTTTTATGAGAAAGGGAATGACCGGTGAAGAAATTTGGATAAGTAAAACATTAGCCGACAATGCGAATGAGTATTCTACGGATGTTTTAAAATGTCTTTGGTTTGATACCTGCACCCATTTTAACTGCCCGGAAATCTGTGAGATATTTTGTTTATGCGATCATATCGTCTTCGGAAATATAAAAAAATTGCAATTCGACAGAAGCGAAACCTTAGGAATGGGCGGTAAAAAATGCGACTTTTGTTTTCATTCTAAGACAAAGACCGTGAAGAGGTTTTAA
- a CDS encoding ABC transporter ATP-binding protein has translation MKNSEHTNQKNALQYLFELAKPCKGLLISSVIFAVLGAAAGIVPYLAVSRLIIRICAQNYTLQAIFVTALIALGGYLGQLCLSTLSTIRSHRAAFTVLKNIRMQLTAKLSRVPMGFILDTPSGKFKTMLVDTVEKLELPLAHIIPELTANLLIPFLMLVYFFYLDWRLALTAFATFPLGLICYMGMMKDYEKRYAKVLTASKNMDAATVEYIGGIEVIKAFNQSTASYRKYTEAIAENENAKAEWFKKTNPYYAAGIAIAPSSLLGVLPLGCWFFIHGSISAGSFISCIILSLGLIAPLIQALRYTDSLAMVDSTVKEIAKLLEAEEMNRPKEVIPLKENTIAFLHVSFSYSDTEVLHDISFQAVPNGMTAFVGPSGSGKSTVARLIASFWEASNGSVMIGGCDVRNIPLSQVMERVAYVSQDNYLFHLSIRENIRIGKPNATDAEIEQAAKKASCHDFISALPQGYDTVAGDGGNNLSGGEKQRIAIARAILKDSPIIVLDEATAFTDPENEAVIQRSIGELVAGKTLIVIAHRLSTITMADKIIVMNHGRIEAEGSHQALLESCELYRTLWNAHISVSDKKENGLTSTAALGEIV, from the coding sequence ATGAAAAACTCTGAACATACAAATCAAAAAAATGCTTTGCAGTATCTATTTGAGCTTGCAAAACCGTGCAAGGGTCTTCTAATAAGTTCCGTGATTTTTGCGGTTTTGGGAGCAGCGGCTGGAATTGTTCCATACCTTGCCGTATCCCGCCTTATCATTCGGATATGCGCACAAAATTATACCTTACAGGCAATTTTTGTAACGGCTCTTATCGCTCTTGGCGGGTATCTTGGACAGTTATGTTTGTCAACACTTTCTACGATACGTTCTCACCGTGCGGCCTTTACCGTGCTGAAAAACATCCGTATGCAGCTGACGGCAAAGCTCTCCCGCGTTCCGATGGGTTTTATATTGGATACCCCATCCGGTAAATTCAAAACAATGCTGGTCGATACGGTTGAAAAACTGGAATTACCGCTTGCTCATATCATACCGGAGCTGACGGCTAATCTGCTTATTCCCTTTTTAATGTTAGTCTATTTCTTTTATCTTGATTGGCGGTTAGCGCTTACTGCTTTTGCAACTTTTCCGCTTGGTCTTATTTGTTATATGGGGATGATGAAGGACTACGAAAAACGGTATGCAAAAGTTCTTACAGCAAGTAAAAATATGGATGCCGCAACGGTTGAATACATCGGCGGAATTGAAGTGATAAAAGCCTTTAATCAAAGTACTGCATCATATCGGAAGTATACCGAGGCAATAGCGGAAAATGAAAATGCAAAAGCCGAATGGTTTAAAAAGACCAATCCCTACTACGCTGCAGGAATTGCAATTGCTCCTTCCAGTTTGTTAGGTGTGCTGCCGCTCGGCTGTTGGTTTTTCATACACGGGAGTATATCCGCCGGAAGTTTTATATCGTGTATCATTCTGTCGCTCGGTCTTATTGCACCGCTCATCCAGGCGCTGCGTTACACGGACAGCCTTGCAATGGTAGACTCTACCGTAAAAGAAATTGCAAAACTTTTGGAAGCGGAAGAAATGAATCGTCCGAAAGAAGTTATACCGCTTAAAGAAAATACTATTGCATTTTTGCATGTGTCTTTTTCATATAGCGATACGGAAGTTTTGCACGACATTTCATTTCAAGCGGTTCCGAATGGGATGACTGCATTTGTCGGCCCGTCAGGCTCGGGAAAATCTACCGTCGCCCGTTTAATCGCCTCGTTTTGGGAAGCAAGCAATGGTTCGGTTATGATAGGCGGCTGCGATGTACGGAACATTCCGCTTTCGCAAGTGATGGAACGGGTCGCTTATGTTTCACAGGATAATTATTTATTCCATTTATCCATTCGGGAAAATATACGGATTGGGAAACCGAACGCTACGGATGCCGAGATAGAACAGGCTGCAAAGAAAGCAAGCTGCCACGATTTTATCAGCGCACTTCCTCAAGGGTATGATACGGTCGCAGGAGACGGAGGGAATAATCTTTCCGGCGGAGAGAAGCAGCGCATTGCAATCGCACGCGCAATACTAAAGGACAGCCCTATCATTGTGCTGGATGAAGCGACCGCTTTTACCGACCCCGAAAATGAAGCTGTCATTCAGCGTTCCATCGGAGAACTGGTCGCAGGAAAAACATTGATAGTCATTGCGCATCGGCTTTCGACTATCACGATGGCAGATAAAATTATCGTTATGAATCACGGACGCATTGAAGCGGAGGGGTCTCATCAAGCGCTGTTGGAATCGTGTGAACTATATCGCACGCTTTGGAATGCGCACATCAGCGTAAGCGATAAAAAGGAGAACGGTTTAACTTCGACCGCTGCTTTAGGAGAAATTGTATGA
- a CDS encoding ribonucleotide-diphosphate reductase subunit beta — protein MITEKTILPHKALFNENGDIETHKRKMIGGNTTNLNDFNNMKYSWASDWYRQAMNNFWIPEEINMTTDVQDYRKLSAPEKTAYDKILSFLIFLDSIQTANLPNVGQYVTANEVNLCLTIQAFQEAVHSQSYSYMLDTICSPEERMEILYQWKDDEHLLRRNKFIGDLYNEFQTDKSALAFLKVCVANYILEGIYFYSGFMFFYNLGRNNKMPGSVQEIRYINRDENTHLWLFRSMIQELQKEEPQLFTPQNVELFRGMIREGCEQEIAWGNYVIGNDIPGLNSQMITDYIQYLGNLRCENLGFAPIYDGHKEEPQSMSWVSQYSNANLIKTDFFEAKSTAYAKSSAMVDDL, from the coding sequence ATGATAACGGAAAAAACTATTTTGCCGCATAAGGCCTTGTTTAATGAAAACGGAGATATAGAAACTCATAAGCGTAAGATGATTGGAGGAAACACCACCAACCTAAACGATTTTAACAATATGAAGTATTCTTGGGCAAGCGATTGGTACCGTCAGGCTATGAATAATTTTTGGATACCCGAAGAAATAAATATGACCACCGACGTACAGGACTACCGAAAATTATCGGCTCCCGAAAAAACGGCCTATGATAAAATTCTTTCTTTTTTAATTTTTTTGGATAGTATTCAAACTGCAAATCTTCCCAACGTCGGCCAATATGTAACAGCCAATGAGGTAAACTTATGCCTTACCATTCAAGCCTTTCAAGAAGCCGTCCACTCGCAAAGCTACAGTTATATGCTCGATACAATTTGTTCTCCCGAAGAACGGATGGAAATCTTATATCAATGGAAAGATGATGAACATCTTTTACGCAGAAATAAATTTATCGGTGATTTATACAACGAATTTCAAACCGATAAGAGTGCTCTTGCTTTCTTAAAGGTCTGCGTTGCAAACTATATTTTGGAAGGTATCTATTTTTATTCAGGTTTTATGTTCTTTTATAATTTGGGAAGAAACAATAAGATGCCCGGTTCTGTTCAGGAAATCCGTTATATCAACCGAGATGAAAATACACATCTCTGGCTTTTCCGCTCGATGATACAGGAACTTCAAAAAGAAGAGCCGCAACTATTTACTCCGCAAAATGTAGAACTTTTTAGAGGAATGATAAGGGAAGGCTGTGAACAAGAAATAGCTTGGGGAAATTATGTTATAGGAAACGACATTCCCGGGCTTAACAGTCAGATGATTACGGACTATATTCAATATTTGGGAAACCTCAGATGCGAAAACCTCGGCTTTGCACCCATTTATGACGGGCACAAGGAAGAACCCCAATCTATGAGCTGGGTCAGTCAGTACAGCAATGCGAACCTGATTAAGACCGACTTCTTTGAAGCCAAGTCCACCGCCTATGCAAAATCGTCGGCGATGGTAGATGATTTATAA
- a CDS encoding AI-2E family transporter, which produces MYQENKHRLQTISFFVLLAGMLILVGKLFLPYASVLLWSAVIYVLVRPLYNKILSRMNKEKKTFPIKKRLLAGSFAIITVLVVAGVLFFVVIKIFGQGKILVQNIQSFLENINNADSGFSKNDIAAAVNRLSMGTVDISNLDLQKEFLSLLSSSSDKILRYATSLVKNAGSFFLSLVFFAFALYFFYVDGAYLFSLLKHAIPIENETSNKLFSKIGEITTNLFKGLFLVSFYQGLASFIVYLIFGVQSALLLAILTFFSTFLPLVGCGLIWFPVGVGLCFTDGLAKGLIFLVVAGSIISFMDNFLRPFFLKDRIKIHPLLIFFSMLGGVSMFSFDGIILGPMIVILFFTILDMALDIEEKKENDEDSFEHLI; this is translated from the coding sequence ATGTACCAAGAAAACAAGCACCGACTTCAAACTATTTCGTTCTTCGTATTACTTGCAGGAATGTTGATTCTTGTGGGTAAATTATTTTTGCCCTACGCAAGCGTTTTATTATGGTCGGCAGTAATTTATGTTTTGGTAAGGCCCTTATATAATAAAATACTATCTAGGATGAATAAAGAGAAAAAAACTTTCCCGATAAAAAAAAGATTGCTTGCAGGCAGTTTTGCAATAATAACGGTTCTTGTTGTTGCCGGTGTTTTGTTTTTTGTTGTGATAAAAATATTCGGGCAAGGGAAAATCCTTGTTCAAAATATTCAGAGCTTTTTAGAAAACATAAACAATGCAGATTCGGGTTTTTCAAAAAATGATATAGCCGCAGCTGTAAACCGTTTATCTATGGGAACGGTAGATATTTCCAACCTTGATTTGCAAAAAGAATTTTTAAGTCTTTTATCTTCTTCTTCGGATAAAATATTGCGGTATGCAACAAGCCTTGTAAAAAATGCCGGTTCGTTTTTTTTATCTCTTGTTTTTTTTGCCTTTGCTCTTTATTTTTTTTATGTAGACGGAGCTTATCTTTTCAGTTTGTTAAAACATGCCATTCCTATAGAGAATGAAACATCAAATAAACTTTTTTCTAAAATAGGCGAAATTACAACCAATCTTTTTAAGGGACTTTTTCTTGTTTCGTTTTATCAAGGTCTTGCATCTTTTATAGTTTATCTTATATTCGGTGTGCAAAGCGCACTCTTGCTTGCAATTCTAACCTTTTTTAGTACATTTTTACCCCTTGTCGGCTGCGGTTTAATTTGGTTTCCTGTAGGAGTCGGGCTATGCTTTACGGACGGCCTTGCAAAGGGGCTTATCTTTTTGGTTGTTGCAGGTTCGATAATCAGCTTTATGGATAACTTTCTACGCCCCTTCTTTTTAAAGGATAGAATAAAGATACATCCTCTTTTAATCTTTTTTTCAATGCTGGGCGGAGTGAGTATGTTTTCATTTGACGGTATTATTTTAGGGCCGATGATTGTAATCTTGTTCTTTACGATTTTAGATATGGCTTTGGATATAGAAGAAAAAAAAGAAAATGATGAAGACAGTTTTGAGCATTTAATATAA
- the nagB gene encoding glucosamine-6-phosphate deaminase — protein sequence MRLIIKNSYEDCSKWTADYICNKIIEFKPTKEKPFVLGLPTGSTPLGVYKELIKKHKEGILSFKHVVTFNMDEYVGLEASHPQSYHYFMMDNFFNHIDIEPKNIHILNGMAKDKKKECEDYEKAIRSYGKIHLFLGGIGADGHIAFNEPYSSLTSRTREKTLTRDTIIMNSRFFEGNEDLVPKTALTVGIGTIMDAEEVLIMATGHAKAEAVHQAVEGGVSHVWTVSALQLHPKSIIICDDAATDELKVKTVKYFLDIEKENRN from the coding sequence ATGAGACTTATCATAAAAAACAGTTATGAAGATTGTTCAAAATGGACTGCCGATTATATCTGCAATAAAATTATCGAATTTAAACCTACAAAAGAAAAGCCCTTTGTTTTAGGACTTCCGACGGGTTCTACTCCCTTAGGGGTTTATAAGGAACTTATAAAAAAGCATAAAGAAGGTATTCTATCCTTTAAGCATGTAGTTACCTTTAATATGGATGAATATGTAGGCTTGGAAGCCTCCCATCCTCAAAGCTATCATTATTTTATGATGGATAATTTTTTTAATCATATCGACATTGAGCCTAAAAACATTCACATCTTAAACGGAATGGCCAAAGATAAGAAAAAGGAATGTGAGGACTATGAAAAGGCTATCCGCTCTTATGGAAAAATCCATTTATTTTTAGGCGGAATAGGGGCAGACGGGCACATAGCTTTTAATGAGCCCTATTCTTCATTAACCTCCCGCACAAGAGAAAAAACCTTAACGCGGGATACCATCATAATGAATTCACGCTTTTTTGAGGGAAATGAAGACCTTGTTCCAAAGACAGCCTTGACTGTAGGCATCGGCACGATTATGGATGCCGAAGAGGTTCTTATAATGGCAACCGGACATGCTAAGGCTGAGGCTGTTCATCAAGCCGTCGAAGGGGGGGTAAGCCATGTTTGGACTGTAAGTGCTTTACAACTTCATCCTAAATCCATTATAATCTGTGATGATGCTGCAACAGATGAACTTAAAGTAAAAACCGTAAAATACTTTTTGGATATAGAAAAGGAAAATAGAAACTAA